The Acidobacteriota bacterium genome has a segment encoding these proteins:
- a CDS encoding bifunctional folylpolyglutamate synthase/dihydrofolate synthase, which yields MRSRERSAWRYLDSLELWLMKPGLERIRAVLEELGRPEKNFLSVLVGGTNGKGSVVAYLDSVLREAGFRVGRYTSPHLVSPRERIALNGRLIAPGAFAGVLLDVRDAAGLARSPTGRRGAEASYFEVLTAAAFLYFARRKVDVAVVEVGMGGDWDATNVLGSPLVSVMTNVELDHTRRLGKTRAVIARTKAGIARAGRPLLAGPMTPSAERSVRKVCARVGARLVSVPRVCTLREGKGGNFSARVLGKNFSGLRLGLTGAHQRENAATALAALALARKRLPWSAAALRRGFARARIRGRLERAAGRPATYLDGAHNPSGARALAAFLATRAERPRVLVVAVGREKNAEAMLRAWKRVAEGIVATEVPGHKFFRARHLARLARRVGLPALTTLAGKPCLYAEPSPLRALRRARLLAGREGLVCVAGSLFLVGEILKPKAFRKSP from the coding sequence ATGCGTTCCCGCGAGCGTTCCGCCTGGCGTTACCTCGACTCGCTCGAGCTCTGGCTGATGAAGCCCGGGCTCGAGCGCATCCGCGCCGTGCTGGAGGAGCTCGGGCGCCCGGAGAAGAATTTTCTCTCCGTCCTGGTCGGCGGGACGAACGGCAAGGGCTCCGTCGTCGCCTATCTGGACTCGGTCCTGCGCGAGGCCGGCTTCCGCGTGGGAAGGTACACCTCGCCCCACCTGGTGAGCCCGCGCGAGCGGATCGCCCTGAACGGGCGCCTCATCGCTCCGGGGGCGTTCGCCGGCGTCCTTCTCGACGTGCGCGACGCGGCGGGGCTTGCCCGGTCTCCGACGGGGCGGCGCGGCGCCGAGGCCAGCTACTTCGAGGTCCTGACGGCCGCGGCCTTTCTCTATTTCGCGCGCCGGAAGGTTGACGTCGCGGTCGTGGAGGTCGGCATGGGGGGCGACTGGGACGCTACGAACGTGCTCGGCTCGCCGCTCGTCTCCGTCATGACGAACGTGGAGCTCGACCACACGCGCCGGCTCGGCAAGACGCGCGCCGTCATCGCCCGCACCAAGGCCGGCATCGCCCGCGCGGGGCGCCCCCTCCTCGCGGGGCCGATGACGCCGTCCGCGGAGCGCTCGGTGCGGAAGGTTTGCGCCCGAGTCGGGGCGCGCCTCGTTTCCGTGCCGCGCGTCTGCACGCTAAGGGAAGGTAAGGGAGGAAATTTTTCTGCGCGCGTGCTCGGAAAAAATTTTTCCGGCCTGCGCCTCGGCCTCACCGGCGCGCACCAGCGCGAGAACGCCGCGACGGCCCTCGCGGCCCTCGCGCTCGCCCGCAAGCGGCTGCCCTGGAGCGCGGCGGCCCTCCGCCGCGGATTCGCCCGCGCCCGGATTCGCGGGCGCCTGGAGCGCGCGGCGGGCCGCCCCGCCACGTACCTCGACGGGGCGCACAACCCATCGGGCGCGCGTGCCCTGGCCGCGTTCCTCGCAACGCGCGCCGAGCGCCCACGCGTTCTCGTCGTGGCCGTAGGGCGCGAAAAGAACGCCGAGGCCATGCTCCGCGCCTGGAAGAGAGTCGCGGAGGGGATCGTCGCGACGGAGGTTCCCGGCCATAAGTTTTTCCGGGCGCGCCATCTCGCCCGCCTGGCCCGGCGCGTCGGCCTGCCCGCCTTAACGACCTTGGCGGGCAAGCCCTGCCTGTACGCGGAGCCTTCACCCCTCAGGGCGCTCCGCCGGGCGCGGCTCCTTGCGGGACGCGAGGGGCTGGTGTGCGTTGCGGGCTCGCTTTTTCTCGTCGGGGAGATTCTGAAACCGAAGGCCTTCAGAAAAAGCCCATAG